In Lemur catta isolate mLemCat1 chromosome 1, mLemCat1.pri, whole genome shotgun sequence, one DNA window encodes the following:
- the TRDMT1 gene encoding tRNA (cytosine(38)-C(5))-methyltransferase isoform X4, giving the protein MEPLRVLELYSGVGGMHHALRESGIPAQVVAAIDVNTVANEVYRYNFPKTQLLAKTIEGITLEEFDRLSFNMILMSPPCQPFTRIGRQGDMTDPRTNSFLYILDILPRLQKLPKYILLENVKGFEVSSTRDLLIQTIENCGFQYQEFLLSPTSLGIPNSRLRYFLIAKLQSEPLPFQVPGQVLMEFPKIEYEHPQKYATDAENKIEEKIEPSICFGSTQCSGKDAILFKLETAEEIQRKNQQDGDLSVQMLKDFLEDDIDMNQYFLPPKSLLRYALLLDIVKPTCRRSVCFTKGYGSYIEGTGSVLQIAEDVQIENIYKSLTNLSQEEKITKLLMLKLRYFTPKEIANLLGFPPEFGFPEKITVKQRYRLLGNSLNVHVVAKLIRILYE; this is encoded by the exons AAAGTGGTATACCTGCACAAGTGGTGGCTGCCATTGATGTAAACACCGTTGCTAATGAAGTATACAGGTATAATTTTCCTAAGACACAGTTACTGGCCAAGACAATTGAA GGGATTACGCTAGAAGAGTTTGACAGATTATCTTTCAATATGATTTTAATGAGCCCTCCGTGCCAGCCATTCACAAg AATTGGCCGGCAGGGTGATATGACTGATCCGAGGACGAATagcttcttatatattctagatattctCCCAAG attacaGAAATTACCAAAGTATattcttttagaaaatgttaaaggTTTTGAAGTATCTTCTACAag agaccTGTTGatacaaacaatagaaaattgTGGCTTTCAGTACCAAGAGTTTCTATTATCTCCAACCTCT CTTGGAATTCCAAATTCAAGGCTGCGGTATTTCCTTATTGCAAAGCTTCAGTCAGAACCATTACCTTTTCAAGTCCCTGGCCAG GTACTCATGGAATTCCCCAAAATTGAATATGAGCACCCACAAAAATATgcaacagatgcagaaaataaaattgaagaaaaaattgaacCAAGTATTTGCTTTGGTAGCACACAGTGTTCTGGAAAAGATGCCATTCTTTTTAAGCTTGAAACTGCAGAagaaatccaaaggaaaaatCAACAGGACGGTGATCTCTCTGTGCAAATGCTAAAAGATTTTCTTGAGGATGACATTGATATGAATCAGTACTTTTTACCTCCAAAGTCATTGCTGCGATATGCTCTTTTATTAGACATTGTTAAACCCACTTGCAGAAGGTCTGTGTGCTTTACCAAAGG TTATGGAAGCTACATAGAAGGGACAGGATCTGTGTTGCAGATTGCAGAGGATGTGCAG ATTGAGAATATCTACAAATCTCTTACCAATTTGTCACAAGAGGAAAAGATAACAAAGTTGTTAATGCTTAAACTGCGATATTTCACTCCTAAAGAAATAGCAAATCTCCTTGGATTTCCTCCAGAGTTCG GATTTCCTGAGAAGATAACAGTGAAACAGCGTTATCGCCTGCTTGGAAACAGTCTTAATGTACACGTGGTAGCTAAACTAATCAGAATCCTCTatgagtaa
- the TRDMT1 gene encoding tRNA (cytosine(38)-C(5))-methyltransferase isoform X6, which translates to MGKLLNLKVMGYLMPGPICCSVYDFQIAFLRIQDSRSALGITLEEFDRLSFNMILMSPPCQPFTRIGRQGDMTDPRTNSFLYILDILPRLQKLPKYILLENVKGFEVSSTRDLLIQTIENCGFQYQEFLLSPTSLGIPNSRLRYFLIAKLQSEPLPFQVPGQVLMEFPKIEYEHPQKYATDAENKIEEKIEPSICFGSTQCSGKDAILFKLETAEEIQRKNQQDGDLSVQMLKDFLEDDIDMNQYFLPPKSLLRYALLLDIVKPTCRRSVCFTKGYGSYIEGTGSVLQIAEDVQIENIYKSLTNLSQEEKITKLLMLKLRYFTPKEIANLLGFPPEFGFPEKITVKQRYRLLGNSLNVHVVAKLIRILYE; encoded by the exons ATGGGCAAACTATTGAACTTGAAGGTGATGGGCTATCTAATGCCGGGCCCCATATGCTGCTCAGTGTATGATTTTCAAATTGCTTTCCTGAGAATCCAGGATTCCAGAAGTGCTTTg GGGATTACGCTAGAAGAGTTTGACAGATTATCTTTCAATATGATTTTAATGAGCCCTCCGTGCCAGCCATTCACAAg AATTGGCCGGCAGGGTGATATGACTGATCCGAGGACGAATagcttcttatatattctagatattctCCCAAG attacaGAAATTACCAAAGTATattcttttagaaaatgttaaaggTTTTGAAGTATCTTCTACAag agaccTGTTGatacaaacaatagaaaattgTGGCTTTCAGTACCAAGAGTTTCTATTATCTCCAACCTCT CTTGGAATTCCAAATTCAAGGCTGCGGTATTTCCTTATTGCAAAGCTTCAGTCAGAACCATTACCTTTTCAAGTCCCTGGCCAG GTACTCATGGAATTCCCCAAAATTGAATATGAGCACCCACAAAAATATgcaacagatgcagaaaataaaattgaagaaaaaattgaacCAAGTATTTGCTTTGGTAGCACACAGTGTTCTGGAAAAGATGCCATTCTTTTTAAGCTTGAAACTGCAGAagaaatccaaaggaaaaatCAACAGGACGGTGATCTCTCTGTGCAAATGCTAAAAGATTTTCTTGAGGATGACATTGATATGAATCAGTACTTTTTACCTCCAAAGTCATTGCTGCGATATGCTCTTTTATTAGACATTGTTAAACCCACTTGCAGAAGGTCTGTGTGCTTTACCAAAGG TTATGGAAGCTACATAGAAGGGACAGGATCTGTGTTGCAGATTGCAGAGGATGTGCAG ATTGAGAATATCTACAAATCTCTTACCAATTTGTCACAAGAGGAAAAGATAACAAAGTTGTTAATGCTTAAACTGCGATATTTCACTCCTAAAGAAATAGCAAATCTCCTTGGATTTCCTCCAGAGTTCG GATTTCCTGAGAAGATAACAGTGAAACAGCGTTATCGCCTGCTTGGAAACAGTCTTAATGTACACGTGGTAGCTAAACTAATCAGAATCCTCTatgagtaa
- the TRDMT1 gene encoding tRNA (cytosine(38)-C(5))-methyltransferase isoform X3, whose product MVIRVKESGIPAQVVAAIDVNTVANEVYRYNFPKTQLLAKTIEWSCMGKLLNLKVMGYLMPGPICCSVYDFQIAFLRIQDSRSALGITLEEFDRLSFNMILMSPPCQPFTRIGRQGDMTDPRTNSFLYILDILPRLQKLPKYILLENVKGFEVSSTRDLLIQTIENCGFQYQEFLLSPTSLGIPNSRLRYFLIAKLQSEPLPFQVPGQVLMEFPKIEYEHPQKYATDAENKIEEKIEPSICFGSTQCSGKDAILFKLETAEEIQRKNQQDGDLSVQMLKDFLEDDIDMNQYFLPPKSLLRYALLLDIVKPTCRRSVCFTKGYGSYIEGTGSVLQIAEDVQIENIYKSLTNLSQEEKITKLLMLKLRYFTPKEIANLLGFPPEFGFPEKITVKQRYRLLGNSLNVHVVAKLIRILYE is encoded by the exons AAAGTGGTATACCTGCACAAGTGGTGGCTGCCATTGATGTAAACACCGTTGCTAATGAAGTATACAGGTATAATTTTCCTAAGACACAGTTACTGGCCAAGACAATTGAA TGGTCCTGTATGGGCAAACTATTGAACTTGAAGGTGATGGGCTATCTAATGCCGGGCCCCATATGCTGCTCAGTGTATGATTTTCAAATTGCTTTCCTGAGAATCCAGGATTCCAGAAGTGCTTTg GGGATTACGCTAGAAGAGTTTGACAGATTATCTTTCAATATGATTTTAATGAGCCCTCCGTGCCAGCCATTCACAAg AATTGGCCGGCAGGGTGATATGACTGATCCGAGGACGAATagcttcttatatattctagatattctCCCAAG attacaGAAATTACCAAAGTATattcttttagaaaatgttaaaggTTTTGAAGTATCTTCTACAag agaccTGTTGatacaaacaatagaaaattgTGGCTTTCAGTACCAAGAGTTTCTATTATCTCCAACCTCT CTTGGAATTCCAAATTCAAGGCTGCGGTATTTCCTTATTGCAAAGCTTCAGTCAGAACCATTACCTTTTCAAGTCCCTGGCCAG GTACTCATGGAATTCCCCAAAATTGAATATGAGCACCCACAAAAATATgcaacagatgcagaaaataaaattgaagaaaaaattgaacCAAGTATTTGCTTTGGTAGCACACAGTGTTCTGGAAAAGATGCCATTCTTTTTAAGCTTGAAACTGCAGAagaaatccaaaggaaaaatCAACAGGACGGTGATCTCTCTGTGCAAATGCTAAAAGATTTTCTTGAGGATGACATTGATATGAATCAGTACTTTTTACCTCCAAAGTCATTGCTGCGATATGCTCTTTTATTAGACATTGTTAAACCCACTTGCAGAAGGTCTGTGTGCTTTACCAAAGG TTATGGAAGCTACATAGAAGGGACAGGATCTGTGTTGCAGATTGCAGAGGATGTGCAG ATTGAGAATATCTACAAATCTCTTACCAATTTGTCACAAGAGGAAAAGATAACAAAGTTGTTAATGCTTAAACTGCGATATTTCACTCCTAAAGAAATAGCAAATCTCCTTGGATTTCCTCCAGAGTTCG GATTTCCTGAGAAGATAACAGTGAAACAGCGTTATCGCCTGCTTGGAAACAGTCTTAATGTACACGTGGTAGCTAAACTAATCAGAATCCTCTatgagtaa
- the TRDMT1 gene encoding tRNA (cytosine(38)-C(5))-methyltransferase isoform X2, translated as MEPLRVLELYSGVGGMHHALRESGIPAQVVAAIDVNTVANEVYRYNFPKTQLLAKTIEWSCMGKLLNLKVMGYLMPGPICCSVYDFQIAFLRIQDSRSALGITLEEFDRLSFNMILMSPPCQPFTRIGRQGDMTDPRTNSFLYILDILPRLQKLPKYILLENVKGFEVSSTRDLLIQTIENCGFQYQEFLLSPTSLGIPNSRLRYFLIAKLQSEPLPFQVPGQVLMEFPKIEYEHPQKYATDAENKIEEKIEPSICFGSTQCSGKDAILFKLETAEEIQRKNQQDGDLSVQMLKDFLEDDIDMNQYFLPPKSLLRYALLLDIVKPTCRSYGSYIEGTGSVLQIAEDVQIENIYKSLTNLSQEEKITKLLMLKLRYFTPKEIANLLGFPPEFGFPEKITVKQRYRLLGNSLNVHVVAKLIRILYE; from the exons AAAGTGGTATACCTGCACAAGTGGTGGCTGCCATTGATGTAAACACCGTTGCTAATGAAGTATACAGGTATAATTTTCCTAAGACACAGTTACTGGCCAAGACAATTGAA TGGTCCTGTATGGGCAAACTATTGAACTTGAAGGTGATGGGCTATCTAATGCCGGGCCCCATATGCTGCTCAGTGTATGATTTTCAAATTGCTTTCCTGAGAATCCAGGATTCCAGAAGTGCTTTg GGGATTACGCTAGAAGAGTTTGACAGATTATCTTTCAATATGATTTTAATGAGCCCTCCGTGCCAGCCATTCACAAg AATTGGCCGGCAGGGTGATATGACTGATCCGAGGACGAATagcttcttatatattctagatattctCCCAAG attacaGAAATTACCAAAGTATattcttttagaaaatgttaaaggTTTTGAAGTATCTTCTACAag agaccTGTTGatacaaacaatagaaaattgTGGCTTTCAGTACCAAGAGTTTCTATTATCTCCAACCTCT CTTGGAATTCCAAATTCAAGGCTGCGGTATTTCCTTATTGCAAAGCTTCAGTCAGAACCATTACCTTTTCAAGTCCCTGGCCAG GTACTCATGGAATTCCCCAAAATTGAATATGAGCACCCACAAAAATATgcaacagatgcagaaaataaaattgaagaaaaaattgaacCAAGTATTTGCTTTGGTAGCACACAGTGTTCTGGAAAAGATGCCATTCTTTTTAAGCTTGAAACTGCAGAagaaatccaaaggaaaaatCAACAGGACGGTGATCTCTCTGTGCAAATGCTAAAAGATTTTCTTGAGGATGACATTGATATGAATCAGTACTTTTTACCTCCAAAGTCATTGCTGCGATATGCTCTTTTATTAGACATTGTTAAACCCACTTGCAGAAG TTATGGAAGCTACATAGAAGGGACAGGATCTGTGTTGCAGATTGCAGAGGATGTGCAG ATTGAGAATATCTACAAATCTCTTACCAATTTGTCACAAGAGGAAAAGATAACAAAGTTGTTAATGCTTAAACTGCGATATTTCACTCCTAAAGAAATAGCAAATCTCCTTGGATTTCCTCCAGAGTTCG GATTTCCTGAGAAGATAACAGTGAAACAGCGTTATCGCCTGCTTGGAAACAGTCTTAATGTACACGTGGTAGCTAAACTAATCAGAATCCTCTatgagtaa
- the TRDMT1 gene encoding tRNA (cytosine(38)-C(5))-methyltransferase isoform X7, translating to MILMSPPCQPFTRIGRQGDMTDPRTNSFLYILDILPRLQKLPKYILLENVKGFEVSSTRDLLIQTIENCGFQYQEFLLSPTSLGIPNSRLRYFLIAKLQSEPLPFQVPGQVLMEFPKIEYEHPQKYATDAENKIEEKIEPSICFGSTQCSGKDAILFKLETAEEIQRKNQQDGDLSVQMLKDFLEDDIDMNQYFLPPKSLLRYALLLDIVKPTCRRSVCFTKGYGSYIEGTGSVLQIAEDVQIENIYKSLTNLSQEEKITKLLMLKLRYFTPKEIANLLGFPPEFGFPEKITVKQRYRLLGNSLNVHVVAKLIRILYE from the exons ATGATTTTAATGAGCCCTCCGTGCCAGCCATTCACAAg AATTGGCCGGCAGGGTGATATGACTGATCCGAGGACGAATagcttcttatatattctagatattctCCCAAG attacaGAAATTACCAAAGTATattcttttagaaaatgttaaaggTTTTGAAGTATCTTCTACAag agaccTGTTGatacaaacaatagaaaattgTGGCTTTCAGTACCAAGAGTTTCTATTATCTCCAACCTCT CTTGGAATTCCAAATTCAAGGCTGCGGTATTTCCTTATTGCAAAGCTTCAGTCAGAACCATTACCTTTTCAAGTCCCTGGCCAG GTACTCATGGAATTCCCCAAAATTGAATATGAGCACCCACAAAAATATgcaacagatgcagaaaataaaattgaagaaaaaattgaacCAAGTATTTGCTTTGGTAGCACACAGTGTTCTGGAAAAGATGCCATTCTTTTTAAGCTTGAAACTGCAGAagaaatccaaaggaaaaatCAACAGGACGGTGATCTCTCTGTGCAAATGCTAAAAGATTTTCTTGAGGATGACATTGATATGAATCAGTACTTTTTACCTCCAAAGTCATTGCTGCGATATGCTCTTTTATTAGACATTGTTAAACCCACTTGCAGAAGGTCTGTGTGCTTTACCAAAGG TTATGGAAGCTACATAGAAGGGACAGGATCTGTGTTGCAGATTGCAGAGGATGTGCAG ATTGAGAATATCTACAAATCTCTTACCAATTTGTCACAAGAGGAAAAGATAACAAAGTTGTTAATGCTTAAACTGCGATATTTCACTCCTAAAGAAATAGCAAATCTCCTTGGATTTCCTCCAGAGTTCG GATTTCCTGAGAAGATAACAGTGAAACAGCGTTATCGCCTGCTTGGAAACAGTCTTAATGTACACGTGGTAGCTAAACTAATCAGAATCCTCTatgagtaa
- the TRDMT1 gene encoding tRNA (cytosine(38)-C(5))-methyltransferase isoform X5 yields the protein MEPLRVLELYSGVGGMHHALRESGIPAQVVAAIDVNTVANEVYRYNFPKTQLLAKTIEGITLEEFDRLSFNMILMSPPCQPFTRIGRQGDMTDPRTNSFLYILDILPRLQKLPKYILLENVKGFEVSSTRDLLIQTIENCGFQYQEFLLSPTSLGIPNSRLRYFLIAKLQSEPLPFQVPGQVLMEFPKIEYEHPQKYATDAENKIEEKIEPSICFGSTQCSGKDAILFKLETAEEIQRKNQQDGDLSVQMLKDFLEDDIDMNQYFLPPKSLLRYALLLDIVKPTCRSYGSYIEGTGSVLQIAEDVQIENIYKSLTNLSQEEKITKLLMLKLRYFTPKEIANLLGFPPEFGFPEKITVKQRYRLLGNSLNVHVVAKLIRILYE from the exons AAAGTGGTATACCTGCACAAGTGGTGGCTGCCATTGATGTAAACACCGTTGCTAATGAAGTATACAGGTATAATTTTCCTAAGACACAGTTACTGGCCAAGACAATTGAA GGGATTACGCTAGAAGAGTTTGACAGATTATCTTTCAATATGATTTTAATGAGCCCTCCGTGCCAGCCATTCACAAg AATTGGCCGGCAGGGTGATATGACTGATCCGAGGACGAATagcttcttatatattctagatattctCCCAAG attacaGAAATTACCAAAGTATattcttttagaaaatgttaaaggTTTTGAAGTATCTTCTACAag agaccTGTTGatacaaacaatagaaaattgTGGCTTTCAGTACCAAGAGTTTCTATTATCTCCAACCTCT CTTGGAATTCCAAATTCAAGGCTGCGGTATTTCCTTATTGCAAAGCTTCAGTCAGAACCATTACCTTTTCAAGTCCCTGGCCAG GTACTCATGGAATTCCCCAAAATTGAATATGAGCACCCACAAAAATATgcaacagatgcagaaaataaaattgaagaaaaaattgaacCAAGTATTTGCTTTGGTAGCACACAGTGTTCTGGAAAAGATGCCATTCTTTTTAAGCTTGAAACTGCAGAagaaatccaaaggaaaaatCAACAGGACGGTGATCTCTCTGTGCAAATGCTAAAAGATTTTCTTGAGGATGACATTGATATGAATCAGTACTTTTTACCTCCAAAGTCATTGCTGCGATATGCTCTTTTATTAGACATTGTTAAACCCACTTGCAGAAG TTATGGAAGCTACATAGAAGGGACAGGATCTGTGTTGCAGATTGCAGAGGATGTGCAG ATTGAGAATATCTACAAATCTCTTACCAATTTGTCACAAGAGGAAAAGATAACAAAGTTGTTAATGCTTAAACTGCGATATTTCACTCCTAAAGAAATAGCAAATCTCCTTGGATTTCCTCCAGAGTTCG GATTTCCTGAGAAGATAACAGTGAAACAGCGTTATCGCCTGCTTGGAAACAGTCTTAATGTACACGTGGTAGCTAAACTAATCAGAATCCTCTatgagtaa
- the TRDMT1 gene encoding tRNA (cytosine(38)-C(5))-methyltransferase isoform X1, giving the protein MEPLRVLELYSGVGGMHHALRESGIPAQVVAAIDVNTVANEVYRYNFPKTQLLAKTIEWSCMGKLLNLKVMGYLMPGPICCSVYDFQIAFLRIQDSRSALGITLEEFDRLSFNMILMSPPCQPFTRIGRQGDMTDPRTNSFLYILDILPRLQKLPKYILLENVKGFEVSSTRDLLIQTIENCGFQYQEFLLSPTSLGIPNSRLRYFLIAKLQSEPLPFQVPGQVLMEFPKIEYEHPQKYATDAENKIEEKIEPSICFGSTQCSGKDAILFKLETAEEIQRKNQQDGDLSVQMLKDFLEDDIDMNQYFLPPKSLLRYALLLDIVKPTCRRSVCFTKGYGSYIEGTGSVLQIAEDVQIENIYKSLTNLSQEEKITKLLMLKLRYFTPKEIANLLGFPPEFGFPEKITVKQRYRLLGNSLNVHVVAKLIRILYE; this is encoded by the exons AAAGTGGTATACCTGCACAAGTGGTGGCTGCCATTGATGTAAACACCGTTGCTAATGAAGTATACAGGTATAATTTTCCTAAGACACAGTTACTGGCCAAGACAATTGAA TGGTCCTGTATGGGCAAACTATTGAACTTGAAGGTGATGGGCTATCTAATGCCGGGCCCCATATGCTGCTCAGTGTATGATTTTCAAATTGCTTTCCTGAGAATCCAGGATTCCAGAAGTGCTTTg GGGATTACGCTAGAAGAGTTTGACAGATTATCTTTCAATATGATTTTAATGAGCCCTCCGTGCCAGCCATTCACAAg AATTGGCCGGCAGGGTGATATGACTGATCCGAGGACGAATagcttcttatatattctagatattctCCCAAG attacaGAAATTACCAAAGTATattcttttagaaaatgttaaaggTTTTGAAGTATCTTCTACAag agaccTGTTGatacaaacaatagaaaattgTGGCTTTCAGTACCAAGAGTTTCTATTATCTCCAACCTCT CTTGGAATTCCAAATTCAAGGCTGCGGTATTTCCTTATTGCAAAGCTTCAGTCAGAACCATTACCTTTTCAAGTCCCTGGCCAG GTACTCATGGAATTCCCCAAAATTGAATATGAGCACCCACAAAAATATgcaacagatgcagaaaataaaattgaagaaaaaattgaacCAAGTATTTGCTTTGGTAGCACACAGTGTTCTGGAAAAGATGCCATTCTTTTTAAGCTTGAAACTGCAGAagaaatccaaaggaaaaatCAACAGGACGGTGATCTCTCTGTGCAAATGCTAAAAGATTTTCTTGAGGATGACATTGATATGAATCAGTACTTTTTACCTCCAAAGTCATTGCTGCGATATGCTCTTTTATTAGACATTGTTAAACCCACTTGCAGAAGGTCTGTGTGCTTTACCAAAGG TTATGGAAGCTACATAGAAGGGACAGGATCTGTGTTGCAGATTGCAGAGGATGTGCAG ATTGAGAATATCTACAAATCTCTTACCAATTTGTCACAAGAGGAAAAGATAACAAAGTTGTTAATGCTTAAACTGCGATATTTCACTCCTAAAGAAATAGCAAATCTCCTTGGATTTCCTCCAGAGTTCG GATTTCCTGAGAAGATAACAGTGAAACAGCGTTATCGCCTGCTTGGAAACAGTCTTAATGTACACGTGGTAGCTAAACTAATCAGAATCCTCTatgagtaa